A DNA window from Polynucleobacter sp. AP-Titi-500A-B4 contains the following coding sequences:
- the smc gene encoding chromosome segregation protein SMC, which yields MQLKSIKLSGFKSFVDPTHFEMPGQLIGVVGPNGCGKSNIIDAVRWVLGESRASELRGESMQDVIFNGSGLRKPSGRASVELIFDNSEGRAQGQWSAFTELGIKRVLTRDGNSSYYVNNQVVRRKDIQDIFLGTGMGPRGYAIIGQGTINRILEAKPEELRVFLEEAAGVSKYKERRKETASRLEDTVENLTRVEDILRELDQQLTRLEKQATVAERHAELSAQMKSQQQLLWFVRQTEAGKEQERHANGIRDTQVNLEEQTAKLRHAEAELETMRTQQYALQDKVSEAQGELYQTNSDVSQVESQIHYVQEARQRLQQQTQDLQAQLQRWTVQETDAAQAQRTTEHELSLAAEKEQTLLVDLTGLQEQMPSREETYQTAARDLNTARDSLASIEQRLASLGERIRAMSAQSDELKGREARLTGELDGMRRPDAEALSMAIDRHAMAQRKVEESKQRAGETQQRVPAADEARNAAQQKIQTANQDLAQTEAKLTALTALQASVQAQGKIGPWLESKGLKESKRLWQELKVESGWEAALESVLRERLAAVTAKSVQETLALANDAPPSRLAILLTEEITPAHTSAPADFTPLLSRVQSAGAPRLTSVLQEWLDNIYIASSLEDALHRREKLPAGGAFVTQQGHLVSRVGVQLYAADSEQAGMLARAQEMESLEKQLRAQKLMQSELQGELDQCVANYQAAHQAAEQARVAAEQAVQEAHGFEVERMQLTQAEEQYSQRAAQIQNELTELRQQGVQLSQTQEQSATELAQSEESKQGLQEALASAQEKLEISTRERDHLRESLRVAEMAAQEAAFATRSLQQRIADLQRDQSTARTQIMEIQDKHDQATQELESLSDEEAQDKLQGLLLARSAREAALANARTEQDALLHQLREADEARMQVERSLQPMRDKVVDLQLREQAARLNFEQFATLLADAEADLTALEANFSPDLKVGALQTEVNRLNTEIQSLGPVNMAALDELSSSRERKQFLDAQSADLNEAMQTLTDAIAKIDAETRDLLQGTFDQVNGHFGKLFPELFGGGHAELVMTGEEILDAGVQVMAQPPGKKNSSIYLLSGGEKALTAIALVFSLFLLNPAPFCLLDEVDAPLDDANTLRYAHLVAKMSDKTQFLFISHNKITMEIAHQLIGVTMQEQGVSRIVAVDISSAVSMVEAA from the coding sequence GTGCAACTGAAATCCATCAAACTTTCCGGCTTTAAGTCTTTCGTTGACCCAACCCATTTTGAAATGCCTGGCCAATTAATTGGTGTTGTAGGCCCTAACGGTTGCGGAAAGTCGAACATTATTGACGCTGTACGTTGGGTTTTGGGTGAATCCCGCGCCAGTGAGTTGCGTGGTGAGTCCATGCAAGACGTTATTTTTAATGGCTCAGGTTTACGCAAACCATCTGGTCGTGCCAGCGTAGAACTCATTTTTGATAATTCTGAAGGACGTGCTCAAGGTCAGTGGAGTGCTTTTACAGAATTAGGTATCAAACGTGTTTTGACTCGTGACGGTAATTCTAGTTATTACGTCAACAACCAAGTGGTCCGCCGCAAAGATATTCAAGATATTTTCTTGGGTACTGGTATGGGGCCAAGAGGTTACGCCATTATTGGTCAAGGAACGATCAATCGAATCCTAGAAGCAAAGCCTGAAGAGTTGCGCGTGTTCTTGGAAGAGGCTGCAGGTGTTTCTAAATATAAAGAGCGTCGCAAAGAAACTGCTTCACGTCTAGAAGACACTGTAGAAAACTTAACGCGCGTTGAAGATATTCTGCGTGAGCTTGATCAACAACTCACTCGCTTAGAAAAACAAGCGACTGTTGCTGAGCGTCACGCAGAGCTCTCAGCCCAGATGAAATCGCAACAACAGTTGTTGTGGTTTGTGCGTCAGACTGAGGCTGGTAAAGAGCAAGAGCGCCATGCTAATGGCATCCGTGATACCCAAGTGAACCTGGAAGAGCAGACCGCCAAGCTACGTCACGCCGAGGCTGAGCTTGAAACGATGCGGACTCAACAGTACGCATTACAAGATAAAGTTTCTGAAGCGCAAGGTGAGCTGTATCAAACAAACTCTGATGTCAGTCAGGTCGAGTCACAGATTCATTATGTCCAAGAAGCACGTCAACGTTTGCAGCAGCAAACTCAAGATTTGCAAGCGCAACTACAGCGCTGGACTGTGCAAGAGACAGATGCTGCGCAAGCACAACGCACTACTGAACATGAGCTTTCATTGGCGGCTGAAAAAGAACAAACATTATTAGTGGATCTCACTGGCTTGCAAGAACAAATGCCAAGTCGTGAAGAGACTTATCAAACTGCTGCGCGTGATTTAAATACTGCGCGCGATAGTTTGGCATCTATTGAACAGCGTCTTGCTAGTTTGGGTGAACGTATTCGTGCAATGTCTGCGCAATCCGATGAGCTCAAGGGGCGCGAAGCTCGCTTAACAGGTGAGCTTGATGGCATGCGTCGGCCAGATGCTGAAGCTTTGAGTATGGCGATTGATCGTCATGCTATGGCTCAGCGCAAGGTGGAGGAATCTAAGCAGCGCGCTGGCGAAACACAGCAACGAGTGCCTGCTGCGGATGAAGCACGTAATGCTGCCCAACAAAAAATTCAGACCGCTAATCAAGATTTAGCGCAAACCGAAGCAAAACTCACCGCATTGACTGCGTTACAAGCCAGCGTGCAAGCGCAAGGCAAGATTGGTCCATGGCTAGAAAGTAAGGGTCTCAAAGAAAGTAAGCGTCTTTGGCAAGAGCTCAAGGTAGAGAGCGGCTGGGAGGCTGCTTTGGAATCAGTATTGCGTGAGCGCTTAGCTGCTGTCACTGCAAAGAGTGTGCAAGAAACTTTGGCATTGGCCAATGATGCGCCTCCAAGCCGTTTGGCAATTTTGCTTACCGAAGAGATTACCCCTGCGCATACCTCTGCTCCAGCAGATTTCACACCCTTATTAAGTCGGGTTCAAAGCGCTGGCGCTCCAAGACTCACTTCCGTATTACAAGAGTGGTTAGACAATATTTATATTGCTTCAAGTCTTGAAGATGCTTTACATCGCCGTGAAAAATTACCAGCTGGTGGCGCATTTGTTACTCAACAAGGTCACCTAGTGAGTCGCGTAGGCGTTCAGTTGTATGCAGCTGATTCTGAGCAAGCAGGTATGTTGGCGCGTGCCCAAGAAATGGAAAGCCTTGAGAAGCAGTTGCGCGCTCAAAAGCTCATGCAAAGTGAATTACAAGGCGAGTTAGATCAGTGTGTTGCTAACTACCAAGCAGCGCATCAGGCTGCAGAACAAGCACGAGTTGCTGCAGAGCAGGCGGTTCAAGAGGCTCATGGCTTTGAAGTAGAGAGAATGCAGTTAACCCAAGCTGAAGAGCAATACAGTCAGCGTGCTGCACAAATTCAAAATGAATTGACTGAGTTGCGTCAGCAAGGAGTGCAATTAAGTCAAACTCAAGAACAATCGGCTACAGAGTTAGCTCAATCTGAAGAATCAAAGCAGGGCCTGCAAGAAGCACTGGCGTCTGCTCAAGAAAAACTCGAGATTTCTACCCGGGAGCGCGATCATTTACGTGAATCTTTGCGTGTAGCTGAAATGGCTGCGCAAGAAGCTGCCTTTGCAACTCGTTCATTGCAGCAGCGCATTGCAGACTTACAACGTGATCAAAGCACGGCGCGCACACAGATCATGGAGATTCAAGATAAGCATGATCAAGCTACTCAAGAGTTAGAGTCTTTAAGTGATGAAGAAGCGCAAGACAAATTGCAAGGATTGTTGCTAGCTCGTAGCGCTCGTGAAGCTGCTTTGGCCAATGCACGTACTGAACAAGATGCTTTATTGCATCAGTTGCGCGAGGCTGATGAAGCACGCATGCAGGTTGAGCGTAGTTTGCAGCCCATGCGTGACAAAGTAGTCGATCTGCAGCTGCGCGAACAGGCTGCTCGCTTGAACTTTGAGCAATTTGCTACTTTGTTGGCTGATGCGGAAGCTGACTTGACCGCGCTTGAAGCAAACTTTAGCCCTGATCTCAAAGTTGGAGCATTGCAGACTGAAGTAAATCGTTTAAATACTGAGATTCAATCTCTAGGTCCAGTCAATATGGCTGCACTCGATGAGTTATCAAGTTCACGTGAGCGTAAACAGTTCTTAGATGCACAATCTGCGGACTTAAACGAAGCAATGCAGACTTTGACCGATGCGATTGCCAAGATTGATGCTGAAACACGCGATTTATTGCAAGGCACCTTCGATCAGGTCAACGGCCACTTTGGCAAACTCTTCCCAGAATTATTTGGCGGTGGTCATGCTGAATTGGTGATGACTGGTGAAGAAATTCTGGATGCCGGCGTTCAGGTAATGGCGCAGCCTCCTGGCAAAAAGAACAGCAGTATCTACTTGCTCTCTGGTGGTGAGAAGGCATTGACTGCGATTGCTCTGGTCTTCTCACTCTTCTTGCTAAATCCAGCGCCATTCTGCTTGCTCGATGAGGTTGACGCTCCATTGGATGATGCAAATACCTTGCGCTATGCCCATCTAGTCGCCAAAATGTCAGATAAGACACAGTTTTTGTTTATCTCTCATAACAAAATCACCATGGAAATTGCCCATCAGTTGATTGGTGTCACCATGCAAGAGCAAGGTGTATCCCGTATTGTTGCAGTGGATATTTCTTCTGCTGTTTCGATGGTGGAGGCCGCCTAA
- the ligA gene encoding NAD-dependent DNA ligase LigA: MSSNSPTNLAERYAFLQTELARLEHAYYVLDNPLLPDIEYDRLYRELLEIEAAHPEWITPESLSQRVGGTALKEFDSVTHEVPMLSLNNAFEEAELIAFDRRCREGLHIDHVAYAGELKFDGLAISLRYENGSLVRAATRGDGASGEDVTANIKTIRAIPLKLTGKNIPKVLEVRGEVFMYLKDFEKMNRQAAELGEKEFANPRNAAAGSLRQLDSKITAKRPLSFFAYGLGALEPQPWLPKTHEELLNAYVELGLPVCSERRVLNSVKEILAFYDEIGLKRDSLPYDIDGVVYKVNSFAEQAKLGFVSRAPRFALAHKYPAQEALTTVLGIDVQVGRTGAITPVARLAPVEVGGVTVTNATLHNEDEVKRKDVRIGDTVSVRRAGDVIPEVVSVIKDRRPSDAKEFVMPVNCPVCDSHIERLADEAVARCSGGLFCGAQRKQALIHFAHRRALDIEGLGEKIVDQLVDQNLVRTPADLYRLGFTALANLDRMGDKSADNLIQAINQSRNTTLARFIFALGIRHVGETTAKDLANHYQSMHALMDADTEDLLTVKDVGPVVADSITSFMQEAHNREVIEQLLASGMQLSVEEKVISAAVAGKTFVLTGTFPTLTRDEAKDLLEKAGAKVAGSVSKKTDYVVAGVDAGSKLTKAEELGVAVIDEAAMLDLLK, encoded by the coding sequence TTGTCGTCTAATAGTCCGACAAATTTAGCGGAGCGTTACGCATTCTTGCAGACTGAGCTTGCTCGCTTAGAGCATGCCTACTATGTGTTGGACAATCCGCTTCTTCCTGACATTGAATATGATCGCTTGTATCGTGAGTTATTAGAAATTGAAGCAGCTCATCCAGAGTGGATTACACCTGAATCCCTCTCTCAAAGGGTTGGCGGCACAGCTCTTAAAGAATTCGATTCAGTGACACATGAAGTGCCGATGCTTTCACTCAATAACGCGTTTGAGGAGGCAGAGCTCATTGCTTTTGATCGTCGTTGCCGTGAAGGTTTGCATATAGATCATGTTGCTTATGCGGGTGAACTTAAGTTTGATGGCTTGGCCATCTCGCTGCGCTATGAAAATGGTTCCTTAGTCAGAGCGGCCACTCGTGGTGATGGTGCGAGCGGTGAAGATGTCACTGCTAATATCAAAACGATTCGCGCTATTCCCCTAAAGCTCACTGGTAAAAATATTCCGAAGGTTTTGGAGGTTCGCGGTGAAGTCTTTATGTATCTCAAAGACTTCGAAAAGATGAATCGACAGGCTGCAGAGTTGGGCGAAAAGGAGTTTGCTAACCCACGCAATGCTGCTGCAGGAAGTTTGCGCCAGTTAGATTCCAAAATCACAGCTAAAAGACCACTGTCTTTCTTTGCCTATGGCTTAGGGGCATTGGAGCCACAGCCATGGTTACCCAAAACGCATGAAGAGTTACTCAACGCTTATGTTGAGCTTGGATTACCGGTCTGCTCAGAGCGTCGCGTTCTGAATTCTGTAAAAGAGATTTTGGCCTTCTATGACGAAATTGGGCTTAAGCGCGATTCTTTGCCTTATGACATTGATGGCGTTGTATATAAGGTCAATTCATTTGCAGAGCAAGCAAAGTTGGGCTTTGTCTCTCGGGCCCCAAGATTTGCCCTGGCTCACAAGTATCCCGCTCAAGAGGCTCTTACGACGGTTCTTGGTATTGATGTCCAAGTAGGACGTACGGGCGCGATTACTCCAGTAGCTAGATTGGCGCCGGTAGAGGTTGGTGGAGTTACTGTTACCAATGCAACCTTGCATAACGAAGATGAAGTCAAGCGCAAAGATGTGCGCATTGGTGATACGGTCTCAGTCCGCAGGGCGGGAGATGTCATTCCTGAAGTAGTTTCTGTGATTAAAGATCGTAGACCTAGCGATGCAAAAGAATTTGTGATGCCAGTCAATTGTCCAGTCTGCGATTCGCATATAGAGCGCTTAGCTGATGAAGCAGTGGCACGTTGCAGTGGTGGTTTATTTTGTGGTGCGCAACGTAAACAAGCACTTATTCATTTTGCCCATAGAAGGGCCCTTGATATTGAGGGTCTGGGCGAGAAGATTGTCGATCAATTAGTCGATCAAAATCTGGTGAGGACACCAGCCGATCTGTATCGACTTGGATTTACCGCTTTAGCCAACCTTGATCGGATGGGTGATAAGTCTGCCGACAATCTGATTCAGGCGATTAATCAATCTAGAAATACCACTTTAGCCAGATTCATCTTCGCTCTAGGTATTCGTCATGTGGGCGAGACGACTGCTAAGGATTTAGCGAATCACTATCAATCCATGCATGCTCTGATGGATGCTGATACGGAAGATCTGCTGACGGTTAAAGACGTTGGTCCTGTGGTGGCAGATTCAATTACGAGTTTTATGCAAGAGGCCCATAACCGTGAGGTCATCGAGCAACTCCTTGCCTCGGGTATGCAACTTTCTGTAGAGGAAAAGGTGATCAGTGCGGCAGTAGCAGGTAAAACGTTTGTTTTGACAGGAACCTTTCCAACATTGACTCGTGATGAGGCTAAAGACCTTTTGGAAAAGGCAGGGGCTAAAGTTGCTGGGTCAGTTTCAAAGAAAACCGATTATGTTGTGGCTGGAGTCGATGCAGGCAGCAAGCTTACTAAGGCAGAAGAGCTCGGTGTCGCAGTGATTGATGAAGCGGCAATGCTCGATTTATTGAAGTAG
- a CDS encoding cell division protein ZipA C-terminal FtsZ-binding domain-containing protein, producing the protein MTMLGLSDLQFALAAIGLLILISVAIFNFKYSRARRKAKEQAAYSVDERFAREPSFGQGFSDADSSERAEPSFGSSLSAASSAPEKFAIDPRIDCVITLRFDEAIGGAEILEEINTWTDLQAQASARWMCEGLNANIDVAEDWEELHPESTYSDLQLAIQLASRRGAIGVLELSDFCSRAQALADTLGSQIDMPSVNTMLESAKELDAMAAESDIQLSINVLFDESCPWGNFDALMRQRGFKLSRNGRGYEFYSNGTLVFNSADLDPNKPVTQLTLLLEVPLVAQEERAFERMLGEGIEIAQAAHGRLVDDNGINLSEAAVISIRQHLDGLYANLEKSGIPAGSSTASRLFS; encoded by the coding sequence ATGACGATGTTAGGTTTGTCTGATTTACAGTTTGCGTTGGCCGCTATTGGGCTACTGATTTTGATATCAGTAGCTATTTTTAATTTCAAATACTCGCGTGCACGCCGTAAGGCAAAAGAGCAGGCAGCATATTCTGTTGATGAGCGCTTTGCCCGCGAGCCGAGTTTTGGTCAAGGGTTTTCAGATGCTGATTCTAGTGAGCGCGCCGAACCGAGTTTTGGCTCATCACTATCGGCAGCAAGCTCCGCCCCAGAAAAGTTTGCGATTGATCCTCGCATCGACTGCGTGATTACATTACGCTTTGATGAGGCTATTGGCGGTGCTGAGATTCTTGAAGAAATCAATACTTGGACAGACTTGCAAGCCCAGGCTTCTGCTCGCTGGATGTGTGAAGGCTTGAATGCCAATATCGATGTAGCTGAAGACTGGGAAGAATTGCACCCAGAATCTACCTATTCTGACTTACAGCTAGCTATTCAGTTGGCAAGTCGTCGTGGCGCTATCGGTGTATTGGAGCTCTCTGATTTTTGCTCACGTGCTCAAGCCCTTGCCGATACATTGGGCTCTCAAATTGATATGCCTAGTGTCAATACGATGCTGGAGAGCGCCAAAGAGCTTGATGCAATGGCTGCTGAAAGTGATATTCAACTCAGTATCAATGTGCTCTTTGATGAATCATGTCCTTGGGGTAATTTTGATGCACTCATGCGTCAACGTGGATTCAAATTATCTCGTAACGGACGTGGATACGAGTTCTATAGCAATGGCACATTGGTCTTCAATAGTGCAGATTTGGATCCTAACAAGCCAGTAACGCAGTTGACTTTGCTCCTTGAGGTTCCATTGGTTGCGCAAGAAGAGCGCGCCTTTGAGAGAATGTTGGGCGAGGGCATTGAGATTGCGCAAGCAGCCCATGGCCGCTTGGTTGATGACAATGGTATTAATTTGAGCGAAGCTGCAGTAATTAGCATTCGTCAGCATCTTGATGGCCTCTATGCCAATCTCGAGAAATCCGGCATTCCCGCTGGATCTTCCACAGCTAGCAGACTCTTTAGCTAG